From a region of the Desulfuromonas sp. KJ2020 genome:
- a CDS encoding MFS transporter gives MFIIILTTVLTLSALYAPQPLLPVIVREFAVSSETAALLTTVAFIPLSVAPLVYGFVLETVSPRRMLKVAVFLLAVTELWFYYAPSFAELMVIRLLQGLLIPAMLTALMTYVSEQAGPSRIQRAMAVYVAATILGGFLGRACSGFIATTWGWRHSFLVLAVSLVVCFVFLFRLKGPEALSVSRPRADLLWQTLRHPVYRRIYLLIFCLFLVFAAIMNFLPFRLTEISDQASEFRIGLMYSGYVMGMVTSLMAVRVSEGLGSSKRAILAGMTVFCLALLGLATGHITVLFVVMFLFCGAMFLVHATATGHLNRLAAHHKGVVNGLYVAFYYGGGVVGSYVPGLIYRQWGWLPFILCLLGVSLVGMLTLTGIQAAASAKMSS, from the coding sequence ATGTTTATCATCATTCTGACCACTGTTCTTACCCTGTCGGCCCTCTATGCCCCGCAGCCCCTCCTGCCGGTCATTGTTCGGGAGTTTGCCGTGTCGTCCGAGACCGCGGCCCTGCTGACCACGGTGGCCTTTATCCCTCTCAGTGTGGCTCCTCTCGTCTATGGCTTCGTGCTGGAGACCGTTTCTCCCCGGCGCATGCTGAAGGTGGCGGTCTTTTTGCTGGCCGTAACAGAATTGTGGTTTTACTATGCCCCGTCTTTTGCCGAACTCATGGTCATTCGCCTCCTGCAGGGACTGCTGATTCCCGCCATGCTGACGGCGCTCATGACCTATGTATCCGAGCAGGCCGGCCCTTCCCGTATTCAGCGGGCCATGGCCGTGTACGTGGCCGCCACGATCCTCGGCGGTTTTCTCGGCCGGGCCTGTTCCGGCTTCATTGCGACCACCTGGGGCTGGCGCCACAGTTTTTTGGTCCTGGCTGTCAGCCTTGTTGTCTGTTTTGTCTTTCTCTTTCGTCTTAAAGGTCCCGAAGCCCTCAGTGTCAGCCGACCGCGGGCGGACTTGCTGTGGCAGACTCTGCGCCATCCCGTCTATCGCCGCATCTATCTTTTGATCTTCTGCCTCTTTCTGGTCTTTGCCGCCATCATGAACTTTCTGCCGTTCCGTCTGACCGAGATCAGCGACCAGGCCAGCGAGTTCCGCATCGGTCTCATGTATTCCGGCTATGTCATGGGCATGGTGACATCCCTGATGGCGGTGCGGGTCAGTGAAGGGCTGGGCAGCAGCAAACGGGCCATACTCGCCGGCATGACCGTCTTCTGTTTGGCGCTTCTAGGACTGGCGACCGGCCATATTACTGTTTTGTTTGTGGTCATGTTTCTTTTCTGCGGCGCCATGTTTCTGGTCCACGCCACGGCCACGGGCCACCTCAACCGGCTGGCTGCCCACCACAAAGGAGTGGTCAATGGCCTGTATGTCGCTTTTTACTATGGCGGCGGCGTGGTCGGTTCCTATGTGCCTGGACTCATTTACCGTCAATGGGGCTGGCTTCCCTTTATCCTCTGTTTGTTGGGCGTTTCCCTGGTGGGGATGCTTACGCTGACAGGGATTCAGGCGGCTGCCTCCGCCAAAATGAGTAGTTGA
- a CDS encoding metal ABC transporter solute-binding protein, Zn/Mn family — protein MMRNIFLPLLFIILTALAAQAAPLQIFVSVLPQKYIVERIGGNEVAVSVMVGPGRSPATYEPTPKQMATLATAAVYFRIGVAFETVWMERIRSNNPDLRIIDLREGITLRAIESHHHPGHDHHGEEKGQGLKDPHIWTSPLLVQVMAGKVLSVLAALNPEAEETYRRNYQALISDLESLDRDIRAKLAPLKNRRFLIFHPSMGYFADTYGLQQVPIEMEGKEPGARTLARLIDDARAQNVRVIFVQEQFSRRLAENIARSIDATVIAIDPLAEDYPANMRHIADVFAAAMEKK, from the coding sequence ATGATGAGAAACATATTTTTACCCCTGCTCTTCATCATCTTGACGGCGCTGGCGGCTCAGGCGGCCCCCCTGCAGATCTTCGTCAGCGTTCTGCCACAAAAATATATCGTTGAGCGCATCGGCGGTAACGAGGTGGCGGTCTCCGTCATGGTGGGCCCAGGGCGCAGCCCGGCCACTTATGAGCCGACACCCAAGCAGATGGCCACCCTGGCCACCGCCGCCGTCTATTTCCGCATCGGCGTCGCCTTTGAAACCGTGTGGATGGAACGCATCCGGTCCAACAATCCCGACCTGCGCATCATCGATCTGCGCGAAGGGATTACCCTGCGCGCTATCGAGAGTCACCACCACCCTGGCCACGACCACCACGGCGAAGAGAAAGGCCAGGGGCTCAAGGATCCCCATATCTGGACCAGCCCTCTGCTGGTTCAGGTCATGGCGGGCAAGGTGCTGTCCGTGCTGGCGGCACTCAACCCGGAGGCAGAGGAGACCTACCGCCGCAACTATCAGGCCCTGATCAGCGATCTTGAATCGCTCGACCGGGATATCCGGGCCAAACTGGCTCCCCTGAAAAACCGCCGCTTTCTCATCTTCCACCCTTCCATGGGCTACTTTGCCGACACCTACGGATTGCAGCAGGTACCCATCGAAATGGAAGGCAAGGAGCCGGGGGCCAGGACTCTGGCCCGACTGATCGATGATGCCAGGGCCCAGAATGTCCGCGTTATCTTTGTGCAGGAGCAGTTCAGTCGGCGCCTGGCCGAAAACATCGCCCGCTCCATCGACGCCACGGTCATTGCCATTGACCCTTTGGCTGAAGACTATCCAGCCAACATGCGCCATATTGCGGACGTCTTCGCCGCCGCTATGGAAAAAAAATGA
- a CDS encoding FKBP-type peptidyl-prolyl cis-trans isomerase: MKRHSFSLVAILSLLVLATGCTAQEKAPEIKELKDLKAKVSYSIGLDIGRNFKAQGVEVDPAVLLKGMQDALADAQPMLTDEQIQETMTAFQQQMMEKQQKMIEELSEKNKTEGQAFLAENAKKEGVVSLPSGLQYKIVTEGEGASPKAEDTVTVHYRGTLVDGTEFDSSYGRGEPATFPVNGVIPGWTEALQLMKKGAKYELYIPAELAYGQRGAGPAIGPNATLIFEVELLDIESK, translated from the coding sequence ATGAAAAGGCATAGTTTCTCTCTCGTCGCCATCCTCAGCCTCCTCGTTCTGGCTACGGGATGTACGGCCCAGGAAAAAGCACCGGAAATCAAAGAACTCAAAGATCTCAAGGCCAAGGTCAGCTACAGCATTGGCCTCGATATCGGTCGTAATTTCAAGGCGCAGGGCGTTGAGGTCGATCCAGCCGTTCTTCTTAAAGGGATGCAGGACGCTCTCGCTGACGCTCAGCCTATGCTGACCGACGAGCAGATTCAGGAAACCATGACGGCTTTTCAACAGCAGATGATGGAAAAACAGCAGAAAATGATCGAGGAACTGTCTGAAAAGAACAAGACCGAAGGCCAGGCCTTTTTGGCTGAAAATGCCAAGAAAGAGGGCGTTGTCAGTCTTCCGAGCGGTTTGCAGTACAAAATCGTCACTGAAGGAGAAGGTGCTTCTCCCAAGGCTGAAGATACGGTTACCGTTCACTATCGCGGAACCCTCGTCGATGGCACCGAATTTGACAGCTCCTACGGCCGAGGTGAGCCGGCGACGTTCCCCGTCAATGGCGTGATCCCTGGCTGGACCGAGGCTCTGCAACTGATGAAAAAAGGCGCCAAGTACGAGTTGTATATCCCGGCCGAGTTGGCCTACGGGCAGCGCGGTGCCGGACCCGCCATCGGCCCTAACGCCACTCTGATTTTCGAGGTCGAACTGTTGGATATAGAGTCCAAGTAG
- a CDS encoding peptidylprolyl isomerase → MAAAKTGDTIKVHYAGRLDDGTAFDSSIGGEPLSLTLGQGDVIPGFDEALAGMEVGESKTVTISAEQAYGPRIDELVIELARKDLPADLDLTLGRQLEVTQEEGESFVVQVADLTDETVTLDANHPLAGKDLTFDIELVEIL, encoded by the coding sequence ATGGCAGCAGCAAAAACTGGCGATACGATCAAAGTCCATTATGCCGGGCGTCTTGACGACGGCACAGCCTTTGACAGCTCTATAGGGGGAGAACCTCTTAGTCTGACCCTTGGCCAAGGCGATGTTATTCCCGGGTTTGATGAGGCTCTGGCCGGGATGGAGGTTGGCGAGAGCAAAACGGTCACCATCAGCGCCGAGCAGGCCTATGGACCGCGCATTGATGAACTCGTAATCGAACTGGCTCGCAAGGATCTGCCGGCAGATCTGGACTTGACTCTGGGGCGTCAATTGGAGGTTACCCAGGAAGAGGGCGAGTCATTTGTCGTTCAAGTCGCCGACCTGACCGATGAGACCGTTACCCTTGATGCGAATCACCCCCTGGCCGGCAAGGATCTGACCTTCGATATCGAACTGGTAGAAATTCTCTGA
- a CDS encoding metal ABC transporter ATP-binding protein, with product MNTAVIELDQVCFRYEDIPVLENITLTIEQGEFLGIVGPNGSGKSTLLKLILGLLAPTSGSVRVFDQQPGQACQKLGYVPQFATFDRRFPISVFDTVLQGRLGKTSRILGYGDEDRQVARQAMAEAEILDLQNRPLSTLSGGQRQRVLIARALACEPDILILDEPTANIDPRVEAGVFDLLKRLNARVTVIVVSHDIGFISGYVSRVACLNRTLVCHATSDISGEVVENLYGMPMQMVHHHTVIKK from the coding sequence ATGAACACGGCCGTCATTGAACTCGACCAGGTCTGCTTTCGCTACGAAGACATCCCCGTCCTGGAAAACATCACCCTGACCATCGAGCAGGGTGAGTTTCTGGGCATCGTCGGCCCGAACGGCAGCGGCAAAAGCACATTGCTCAAGTTGATCCTGGGACTGCTCGCCCCGACCTCGGGGAGCGTACGGGTCTTCGACCAGCAACCCGGCCAGGCCTGTCAGAAGCTGGGCTACGTACCCCAGTTTGCGACCTTCGATCGCCGCTTTCCCATCAGTGTCTTCGATACGGTCTTGCAGGGCAGACTTGGCAAGACAAGCCGGATTTTAGGCTATGGCGACGAAGACCGACAGGTGGCACGGCAAGCCATGGCCGAAGCGGAGATCCTTGACCTGCAGAATCGCCCCCTCTCCACCCTCTCAGGCGGGCAGCGACAACGGGTACTCATCGCCAGGGCGCTGGCCTGCGAGCCGGACATTCTCATTCTCGACGAGCCGACGGCCAATATCGACCCCCGCGTCGAAGCTGGCGTCTTCGATCTGCTCAAGCGTCTCAATGCTCGCGTCACCGTCATCGTCGTCTCCCACGATATCGGCTTCATTTCCGGCTACGTCAGCCGGGTCGCCTGCCTGAACCGGACCCTGGTATGCCATGCCACTTCCGATATCAGCGGTGAAGTGGTTGAAAACCTCTACGGGATGCCCATGCAGATGGTCCATCATCACACTGTTATCAAGAAATAA
- a CDS encoding desulfoferrodoxin yields the protein MPKRLEVYKCEVCGNIVEVLHGGGADLVCCGENMKLMTENTVDAAKEKHVPVIEMGQDSITVKVGSVAHPMEEKHYIEWIELIADGKVYRQFLNPGDKPEATFAITASKVTAREYCNLHGHWKADA from the coding sequence ATGCCCAAAAGATTGGAAGTGTACAAGTGTGAAGTATGCGGCAATATCGTTGAAGTATTACATGGTGGTGGCGCCGACCTGGTCTGCTGTGGGGAGAACATGAAGCTTATGACCGAAAATACGGTTGACGCCGCCAAAGAAAAACACGTCCCCGTGATCGAAATGGGTCAGGACTCTATTACCGTGAAGGTCGGCAGCGTTGCGCATCCGATGGAAGAAAAGCATTACATTGAATGGATCGAGTTGATTGCCGACGGCAAAGTATACCGCCAGTTCTTGAACCCCGGGGATAAGCCTGAGGCTACCTTTGCCATCACCGCCAGCAAAGTCACCGCCCGAGAATACTGCAACCTGCATGGGCACTGGAAGGCGGACGCCTGA
- a CDS encoding PilZ domain-containing protein, giving the protein MTMPRRFGRIPFATTLSLTHKDRTYQGSLQDIALKGALLHFDRLPPLQPNDICQLDIPLLNSDIVMHFSAEAIHFHQETIGFRFVEMGLETMSHLRRLLELNTGNAEKIEQEMAFLRKNEVAH; this is encoded by the coding sequence ATGACCATGCCACGCCGTTTCGGACGCATCCCCTTCGCGACCACCCTCTCCCTTACCCACAAAGACCGGACGTACCAAGGCAGCTTGCAGGATATCGCGCTAAAAGGGGCTCTTCTGCACTTTGATCGCCTGCCACCTCTACAACCCAACGATATTTGCCAACTGGACATCCCCCTGTTAAACAGCGACATCGTAATGCATTTCTCAGCTGAAGCCATCCACTTTCACCAGGAAACCATTGGCTTCCGCTTTGTTGAAATGGGCCTGGAGACGATGAGTCACCTGCGCCGGCTCCTTGAGCTGAATACGGGAAACGCGGAAAAGATCGAACAGGAAATGGCTTTTCTGCGAAAAAACGAGGTCGCTCACTGA
- a CDS encoding PEP-CTERM sorting domain-containing protein — protein sequence MRKILLTTLLAMILTGSSALAFVVDLTTPNEPGMPVMTYATVSGYVDAVDSSIFHFEVNLASELGDYLNSGKNFGLDKFYFNTDLSLTEGMFLNLDPDTWNVSFIKQTAGFGVFDLELTDPGKRTPSLSFDIDYMNAVTEANFFLLSADPAGNGNGHFAAHIAGFSYGEFGSIYVRDGETPPPVPEPGTLLLLGSGILGLALYRRLRK from the coding sequence ATGAGAAAAATACTGCTGACAACCCTGCTAGCCATGATACTGACAGGGAGTTCGGCGCTAGCTTTTGTTGTGGACCTAACCACACCCAACGAGCCAGGCATGCCTGTCATGACCTATGCCACCGTATCAGGCTACGTTGACGCTGTCGACAGCAGCATCTTTCACTTCGAGGTCAACCTAGCCTCGGAATTGGGAGACTATCTTAATAGTGGGAAAAATTTCGGCTTGGATAAGTTCTACTTTAATACCGATCTCAGCCTCACTGAAGGCATGTTTCTCAATCTTGACCCAGACACCTGGAATGTTAGCTTCATCAAGCAGACCGCGGGTTTCGGCGTGTTTGACCTTGAACTGACCGACCCTGGCAAAAGAACCCCCAGCCTCAGTTTTGATATCGACTACATGAACGCCGTTACCGAGGCCAACTTCTTTCTTCTTTCCGCCGATCCGGCCGGCAACGGCAATGGCCATTTCGCCGCTCATATTGCTGGCTTTAGCTATGGTGAATTCGGCAGCATCTACGTACGTGACGGCGAGACGCCGCCGCCCGTCCCCGAACCGGGCACTCTGCTTCTGCTTGGCTCGGGCATTTTGGGTCTGGCCCTGTACCGGCGTCTGAGAAAATAA
- a CDS encoding MBL fold metallo-hydrolase, with protein MNLRHLHCIDLDQPQLEGFRQFISAWLYRDGSTSLLVDPGPLSTIPTLLERLDHHGVDHLDYVLLTHIHIDHAGGTGALLQAFPDARVICHPEGIPHLVSPDKLWQGSRKVLGPLAETYGEIGAVPADKIHFADTLVGGDIRVLQTPGHAAHHLSYMVDDLLFAGEVAGVRNEVAGGIYMRPATPPRFILQVALDSIDRLLALAPKRMVFAHYGLVDDAPRYLQMGRHQLKLWVRGAVETIDSEPDVREARLMNWLLAHDPIFRNMSKLPTDIQARERYFLGNTFKGIIDYVDHLSTLEQEQLLSF; from the coding sequence ATGAATCTGCGCCACCTTCACTGCATCGACCTTGACCAGCCCCAGCTGGAAGGCTTCCGCCAGTTCATCAGTGCCTGGCTCTACCGGGACGGCAGCACCAGCCTGCTGGTTGACCCCGGCCCTCTTTCAACCATCCCTACCCTGCTCGAGAGACTCGACCATCACGGCGTCGACCATTTGGACTACGTACTGCTGACCCATATCCATATCGACCATGCCGGCGGCACCGGAGCCCTTCTTCAGGCTTTTCCCGACGCCCGCGTCATCTGCCACCCCGAGGGCATTCCCCACCTGGTCTCACCCGATAAACTTTGGCAAGGCTCCCGCAAGGTGCTCGGCCCGTTAGCAGAAACTTACGGCGAGATAGGGGCCGTCCCGGCAGACAAAATCCATTTTGCCGACACACTGGTCGGCGGCGACATCCGGGTGCTCCAGACGCCGGGACATGCTGCGCATCACCTCAGCTACATGGTGGACGATCTGCTTTTTGCCGGCGAAGTCGCCGGGGTGCGCAACGAAGTTGCTGGGGGCATCTACATGCGCCCGGCCACTCCACCTCGTTTCATCCTGCAGGTGGCGCTCGACTCCATCGACCGGCTGCTGGCTCTGGCCCCGAAACGCATGGTTTTTGCCCACTACGGATTGGTTGACGATGCTCCCCGATATCTGCAGATGGGCCGCCACCAACTGAAGTTATGGGTAAGAGGCGCAGTCGAAACGATCGATTCCGAGCCCGATGTGCGCGAGGCGAGGCTGATGAACTGGCTTCTGGCTCACGACCCCATATTTCGCAACATGTCAAAGCTCCCCACCGATATACAGGCTAGAGAGCGCTACTTTCTCGGTAACACCTTTAAAGGCATCATTGATTACGTCGATCACCTGTCGACTCTGGAACAAGAGCAGCTGCTTTCCTTCTGA
- a CDS encoding PilZ domain-containing protein: MERKKILLAQVPEIVTAMEHSFFHRAGFDFLLASDRATAMSLVEEEDPVLVIVEADSALLDGAELGRMIKSDPFLRNTHILLIVSGQEQVQSGSVCDAVIVKPFEGKDLVAVACDVLGIVDPAAPRMDVEIPILCGRDASHLRPGYTLNLSTGGVFVETADLLPVDTAVLLELSLPAARLVCRGRVAWVNHPEWIKAKTLPIGMGIEFTDMDEEVRSRLAEHLDALPD; encoded by the coding sequence GTGGAACGGAAGAAAATTTTACTTGCCCAGGTGCCGGAAATCGTCACTGCGATGGAACATTCCTTTTTTCATCGGGCCGGGTTCGATTTTCTGTTGGCTTCCGATCGGGCTACGGCTATGTCTCTGGTGGAAGAGGAAGATCCTGTTCTGGTCATAGTTGAGGCCGACTCCGCTCTCCTCGACGGGGCCGAGCTCGGTCGGATGATCAAAAGCGACCCTTTTCTGCGCAATACCCACATCCTGCTGATTGTCAGCGGGCAAGAGCAGGTTCAGTCAGGGAGCGTCTGTGATGCGGTGATCGTCAAACCCTTCGAGGGGAAGGATCTGGTAGCGGTCGCCTGTGATGTGCTGGGTATCGTCGATCCAGCTGCCCCGCGCATGGATGTCGAGATTCCCATCCTGTGTGGACGCGACGCTTCGCATCTGCGACCGGGTTACACGTTAAATCTCAGTACGGGCGGTGTTTTTGTCGAGACGGCCGATTTGCTTCCCGTCGATACGGCGGTGCTTCTAGAGCTATCCCTGCCTGCCGCACGCCTGGTTTGTCGGGGGCGCGTTGCCTGGGTCAATCACCCGGAATGGATCAAGGCAAAGACCTTGCCGATTGGCATGGGTATCGAATTTACCGACATGGACGAAGAGGTGCGGTCCCGGCTCGCTGAACACCTCGACGCGCTTCCCGATTAA
- the rbr gene encoding rubrerythrin, with protein MASLKGTKTEKNILTAFAGESQARNRYTYFSAQAKKEGFVQIADIFEETANQEKEHAKRLFKMLEGGEVEITAAFPAGVIGTTAENLQEAAGGENYEHTTMYPDFAKVAREEGFNEIADVFMAIAVAEKQHEKRYLDLLANIENGRVFKRSETVVWRCRNCGYLHEGTEAPDKCSACAHPQAHFELLGENY; from the coding sequence ATGGCTTCATTGAAAGGCACCAAAACTGAAAAGAACATCCTGACTGCCTTCGCCGGCGAAAGCCAGGCCCGCAATCGCTACACCTACTTTTCCGCCCAGGCGAAAAAAGAAGGTTTCGTACAGATAGCCGATATTTTCGAAGAGACCGCCAACCAGGAAAAGGAGCACGCCAAGCGCCTTTTCAAAATGCTGGAGGGGGGTGAAGTCGAAATCACGGCAGCCTTCCCAGCGGGCGTGATCGGCACCACCGCGGAAAACCTTCAGGAAGCGGCCGGCGGCGAAAACTATGAGCACACTACCATGTACCCCGACTTCGCCAAGGTGGCCAGAGAAGAAGGCTTTAACGAGATCGCCGATGTATTCATGGCCATCGCCGTCGCCGAGAAACAGCACGAGAAACGGTATCTGGACCTGCTCGCTAACATTGAAAACGGTCGCGTCTTTAAGCGATCTGAAACCGTGGTCTGGCGTTGCCGCAACTGCGGCTATCTCCACGAAGGCACCGAAGCCCCCGATAAATGCTCGGCTTGCGCCCACCCACAGGCTCACTTTGAGCTGCTTGGCGAAAACTACTGA